From a single Erpetoichthys calabaricus chromosome 1, fErpCal1.3, whole genome shotgun sequence genomic region:
- the dyrk2 gene encoding dual specificity tyrosine-phosphorylation-regulated kinase 2, with translation MNDHLRIGNHQQIHVQQLFEDNSNSKRTVLTTQPNGITPVGKSSLPSVQERQLEIAQMRQGSSSSLKSSDGTGKSKASPMSPEQAMKQYMPKLTAFEHHEVFNYPEIYFTGPNAKKRQGVIGGSNNGGYDDDQGSYIHVPHDHIAYRYEVLKVIGKGSFGQVVKAYDHKMHQHVALKMVRNEKRFHRQAAEEIRILEHLRKQDKDNTMNVIHMLESFTFRNHICMTFELLSMNLYELIKKNKFQGFSLPLVRKFAHSILQCLDALHKNRIIHCDLKPENILLKQQGRSGIKVIDFGSSCYEHQRVYTYIQSRFYRAPEVILGSRYGMPIDMWSLGCILAELLTGYPLLPGEDEGDQLACMIELLGMPSQKLLDSSKRAKNFVSSKGYPRYCTVTTLPDNSVVLNGGRSRRGKLRGPPGSKEWVTALKGCDDPLFLDFLKQCLEWDPSLRMTPSQALRHPWLRRRLPKPPTGEKTSSKRITESSGAITSISKLPPTSGSASKLRTNLAQMTDANGNIQQRTVLPKLVS, from the coding sequence ATGAATGACCATCTGCGCATTGGTAACCACCAGCAGATCCATGTTCAGCAACTTTTTGAAGACAACAGTAACAGCAAGAGAACGGTTTTAACGACTCAGCCTAATGGAATCACGCCAGTAGGTAAATCCAGCTTGCCGTCTGTCCAGGAAAGGCAATTGGAAATTGCCCAGATGCGCCAAGGAAGTTCCAGTTCTCTTAAGTCTTCAGATGGGACAGGGAAGTCAAAAGCTTCTCCAATGTCACCAGAGCAGGCTATGAAGCAATATATGCCTAAACTAACTGCATTTGAGCACCATGAAGTCTTCAACTACCCTGAAATCTATTTTACGGGTCCAAATGCAAAGAAACGCCAAGGTGTGATTGGGGGTTCCAACAATGGTGGGTATGATGACGACCAGGGCTCCTATATCCACGTACCCCATGACCATATTGCTTATCGCTATGAGGTGCTGAAAGTCATTGGCAAGGGTAGCTTTGGCCAAGTGGTTAAGGCCTATGACCACAAGATGCATCAGCATGTGGCCCTAAAGATGGTTCGCAATGAAAAGAGGTTTCACCGGCAAGCAGCAGAAGAGATCCGCATCTTGGAGCACCTGCGCAAGCAAGACAAGGATAACACCATGAATGTCATCCATATGCTGGAGAGCTTCACATTCCGCAACCATATCTGCATGACATTTGAGCTACTGAGTATGAATCTTTACGAGCTGATTAAAAAGAACAAGTTTCAGGGCTTCAGTCTGCCTCTGGTCCGTAAATTTGCCCACTCAATCCTACAGTGCTTGGATGCTTTGCACAAAAACCGAATTATCCACTGTGACCTTAAACCAGAAAATATTTTGCTAAAGCAGCAAGGTAGAAGTGGAATTAAGGTTATTGATTTTGGCTCAAGCTGCTATGAACACCAGCGGGTCTACACCTATATTCAGTCAAGGTTTTATCGTGCACCAGAAGTCATTCTTGGCTCAAGATATGGTATGCCTATTGATATGTGGAGTTTGGGCTGCATCTTAGCAGAGTTGTTGACGGGTTACCCTCTCTTACCAGGAGAAGATGAAGGGGACCAATTGGCATGCATGATTGAGCTCTTAGGCATGCCATCACAAAAACTGTTGGATTCATCAAAAAGAGCCAAAAATTTTGTAAGCTCCAAGGGATATCCTCGGTATTGCACTGTCACAACCTTGCCTGACAATTCCGTGGTTCTTAACGGTGGGCGTTCTCGTAGGGGGAAACTAAGAGGACCTCCAGGGAGCAAGGAATGGGTGACAGCTCTAAAGGGCTGTGACGACCCACTTTTCCTTGACTTCCTAAAACAGTGTTTGGAGTGGGATCCATCCCTGCGTATGACCCCAAGTCAGGCCTTACGACATCCTTGGCTTCGAAGACGCTTGCCAAAACCACCAACTGGGGAGAAAACCTCCTCTAAACGGATCACAGAAAGCTCTGGTGCTATTACGTCAATTTCCAAATTACCTCCAACTTCAGGCTCTGCATCAAAATTAAGAACTAACTTGGCACAGATGACTGATGCCAATGGGAATATTCAACAGAGGACCGTGTTGCCAAAATTAGTCagctaa